One stretch of Desulfatirhabdium butyrativorans DSM 18734 DNA includes these proteins:
- the purN gene encoding phosphoribosylglycinamide formyltransferase, giving the protein MKPALRIGALVSGGGTNLQAIIDACEAERISGKIVFVGSDNPDAFGLNRAQKHGIPTFVVPYREIIRQSREKRLAWPGDFDLEDCLKKQHVLPKDAPTHRVVQFVVSRAIAESRLLDEMAKYPFDLLVLAGFMRNLTPYFIDRVNTDPLLPAIMNIHPALLPAFPGTDGYGDTFRHGCRVGGCTVHFVDYGEDSGPIIGQRCFPILPEDTLETIKKKGLEQEWILYPECIQAYAEGRLRLERRTHSLDNGRMVERTVVVRE; this is encoded by the coding sequence ATGAAACCAGCTCTTCGCATCGGCGCCCTCGTTTCCGGAGGCGGCACCAATCTGCAGGCGATCATCGATGCCTGCGAGGCGGAACGGATTTCCGGAAAGATCGTTTTCGTCGGATCCGACAACCCCGATGCCTTTGGATTGAACCGGGCGCAAAAACACGGAATCCCGACCTTTGTCGTCCCGTATCGGGAGATCATTCGGCAAAGCCGGGAAAAACGCCTGGCATGGCCGGGCGATTTCGATCTCGAAGACTGTTTGAAAAAGCAACATGTCCTGCCCAAAGATGCCCCCACGCATCGTGTCGTTCAATTCGTCGTTTCCCGAGCCATCGCCGAGTCCAGGCTTCTTGACGAAATGGCCAAATACCCCTTCGATCTGCTGGTGCTGGCCGGTTTCATGAGAAACCTGACCCCCTATTTCATCGATCGGGTGAATACGGATCCGCTGCTCCCGGCCATCATGAACATCCATCCCGCGCTCCTGCCCGCATTTCCCGGGACGGATGGCTATGGGGACACGTTCCGTCACGGCTGCAGGGTCGGCGGATGCACGGTACATTTTGTCGATTACGGGGAGGACTCGGGGCCCATCATCGGACAGCGGTGTTTTCCGATTCTCCCGGAGGATACGCTCGAAACCATCAAGAAAAAAGGACTCGAGCAGGAATGGATCCTCTATCCCGAATGCATCCAGGCATATGCCGAAGGCCGTCTTCGCCTGGAGCGCCGTACCCACAGCCTGGACAATGGCCGGATGGTGGAGCGGACGGTGGTGGTGAGGGAATAA